A DNA window from Ictalurus punctatus breed USDA103 chromosome 11, Coco_2.0, whole genome shotgun sequence contains the following coding sequences:
- the tnni1b gene encoding troponin I type 1b (skeletal, slow) translates to MLKSLMVAKAKEMLEQEMIDKEEEKQRYLEEKSPLLQTGGMSFAELQELCRELHAKIDVVDEERYDIEAKVLHNTREIKDLTIKVLDLRGKFKRPSLRRVRVSADAILRSLLGSKHKVSLDLRANLKSVKKEDTEKEKTVEVSDWRKNVEAMSGMEGRKKMFDAAKGTAQ, encoded by the exons ATGCTGAAG AGCCTGATGGTTGCTAAAGCTAAAGAGATGTTGGAGCAGGAGATGATAgataaggaggaggagaagcagcGATATCTGGAAGAGAAATCCCCTCTTCTACAGACTGGTGGAATGTCTTTCGCAGAGCTCCAG GAACTGTGTCGAGAGCTCCATGCCAAGATCGACGTGGTGGATGAAGAGCGCTACGATATTGAAGCAAAAGTGCTGCATAACACCAGAGAG ATAAAAGATCTAACCATTAAAGTCTTAGACTTGAGGGGGAAGTTTAAGCGGCCCAGTCTGAGAAGAGTGCGAGTGTCAGCAGATGCCATCCTGCGCTCTCTTTTGGGGTCCAAACATAAGGTGTCATTAGACCTGAGAGCAAACCTGAAATCAGTCAAGAAAGAGGACACAGAGAAG gAAAAGACAGTAGAGGTTAGTGACTGGAGGAAAAATGTGGAGGCCATGTCTGGAATGGAAGGCCGCAAGAAAATGTTCGATGCTGCCAAGGGAACTGCGCAGTGA